A single region of the Salvelinus sp. IW2-2015 linkage group LG20, ASM291031v2, whole genome shotgun sequence genome encodes:
- the nxnl2 gene encoding nucleoredoxin-like protein 2, translating to MVEVFVWKTLLNKEGDLIDPEETLRNKVVGLYFSAGWCPPCRDFTPILCDFYTELVEESEPPAQFEIVFISSDKSSDDMVEYYHDMHGDWLALPWTDQYKHDLKNRYKITAVPKLVIVKENGDVITDKGRKQIRDQGLACFRSWLGVAEVFQNFKAS from the exons ATGGTGGAGGTTTTTGTGTGGAAAACTCTGCTCAATAAAGAAGGGGATCTTATTGATCCAGAAGAAACTCTCAGGAATAAAGTAGTAGGACTATATTTTTCTGCCGGCTGGTGCCCACCTTGTCGAGATTTCACCCCTATTCTATGCGATTTTTACACGGAACTTGTCGAGGAGAGCGAGCCACCTGCACAGTTCGAAATAGTTTTCATATCTTCTGACAAGTCAAGTGATGATATGGTGGAATATTATCATGACATGCACGGGGACTGGCTGGCCCTGCCATGGACGGATCAATACAAACA TGATCTCAAGAACAGGTACAAAATCACAGCAGTCCCCAAGCTGGTTATTGTGAAGGAGAATGGAGACGTGATCACAGACAAAGGCAGGAAACAGATCCGGGACCAGGGCCTGGCCTGCTTCAGGAGCTGGCTCGGGGTGGCCGAAGTCTTCCAGAACTTTAAAGCTTCCTAG